GGTGGCCCGTCAGCTGGGGGGCCGGTTCGTACGACGGATCCAGCGTGACCCGCAGGTGGACCGGGTGATCGCCGTCGACGCCGTGCCGCCGGAACACCACCTGGGCGGCGCCGATTTCATCCAGGCCGACATCCGGCAGTCCACCATCGCGCGGGTGCTCGCGGAGACGGGCGCCGACACGGTCGTACACCTGGACGTGACGGCCATGGCGCTGGGCAGTGGCAGCCGGACCACGGTCAAGGAGACCAACGTCATCGGCACCATGCAGCTCCTCGGTGCCTGCCAGAAGTCGCCGACGGTCAAAAGGCTCGTCGTCAAATCCAGTACCAATGTCTATGGGTCCGCGCCTCGCGATCCCGCCGTCTTCACCGAGACGACTCCTCCCAAGTCGCTGCCCAGCGGCGGCTTCGCCAAGGACACCGTCGAGGTCGAGGGGTATGTGCGGGGGTTCGCGCGGCGGCGGCCCGATGTGGCCGTGTGTGTGCTGCGGTTCGCCAACATCCTGGGGCCCAGCGCCGACACGCCCCTCGCCTCGTACTTCTCGCTGCCCGTGCTGCCCACCGTTCTCGGGTACGACCCGCGGCTGCAGTTCGTGCACGAGGACGATGTGATCGAGGTGTTGCGCATCGCCTCGCACGAGCCGCGGCGGGGCACGCTCAACAGCGGGACGTTCAACATCGCCGGTGACGGGGTGCTGCTGCTGTCGCAGTGCGCGCGCAGGCTGGGGCGGCCCACCGTGCCGTTGCTGCTGCCGGCGGTCACCTGGGCCGGATCGCTGGTGCGTACGCTCGGGATGACGGACTTCTCGCCCGAGCAGATCCGGCTGCTCACGCACGGCCGGGTCGTGTCGACGGACCAGATGCGCGAGACGCTCGGATTCCAGCCGAAGTACACGACGGCGGAGACGTTCGCGGACTTCGCGCGCGGCCGCGGACCCGGACTGGTGCCGCCGGAGGCCGTCGCGGGGGCCGTCGACCGGATCGCCGCGCTGCCTGTCCTGGGCGGCGGCCACCCCACGACGCAGAGCGCCAACTGAGGAGCGCATCAACGATGGCGGACGCCAAGGTCATTCCGTTCGACGACGACCGGTCCCGCGGGGCTGCCGTACAGCGGCCGTCGCGGCGCCGGAGCGCGGGGAGCAGGCGCAAGGGGGCCGAGCCCGCGGTGGTCCGAGAGGTCCAGCCCCTGCCCAGCGAGGCGCCGGGGCAGGATGATGTCCCTGTGACGCGTGAGGAACAGCCGCCGCAGCAGGCGCAGAACGACGGCGGTATCGAGCGGCGGATCGCGGGCGGGCTCTCCTTCCTGCGGCGCCGGCTCACCGGTGACTACGACGTCGATGACTTCGGTTACGACGAGGAGCTGACCGACCAGGTCCTGATGTCCTTGCTGCGGCCGGTGTACGAGAAGTACTTCCGGGTCGAGGTGAAGGGCATCGAGAACATCCCGGCGGAGGGTGGCGCGCTGATCGTCGCCAACCACTCCGGGACGCTCCCGCTGGACGGTCTGATGATGCAGGTCGCCGTCCACGACAACCATCCCGCGGGCCGGCATCTCCGGTTGCTCGCCGCGGACCTGGTCTTCATGCTGCCGGTGGTCAACGAGCTCGCCCGCAAGCTCGGCCACACCCTGGCCTGCGCGGAGGACGCCCAGCGGCTGCTCGGTCAGGGTGAGTTGGTCGGAGTGATGCCGGAGGGCTTCAAGGGCATCGGCAAGCCCTTCAGCGAGCGGTACAAGCTCCAGCGCTTCGGCCGCGGCGGCTTCGTCTCCACGGCGCTGCGCAACGGGGCACCGATCATCCCGTGCTCGATCGTCGGCGCGGAGGAGATCTATCCGATGATCGGCAACGCGAAGACCCTGGCCCGCCTGCTCGGCTTCCCGTACTTCCCGATCACGCCGACCTTCCCGTGGCTGGGCCCGCTGGGCGGAATCCCGCTGCCGACCAAGTGGACGATCCAGTTCGGCGAGCCGATCCTCACGGACGGCTATCCGCCGGAGGCGGCCGAGGACCCGATGTTGATGTTCAATCTGACGGACCAGGTCAGAGAGCAGATCCAGCACACGCTCTACAAGTTGCTGGTGCAGCGGCGGTCGGTCTTCTTCTAGGGGTACGACGGTGGGGGCGCCCTTCGGGAGAAGGGCGCCCCCACCGTCGTACCGGAAGGACTAGTTCGCGTCCTCGCCGTCGATGCCCAGGCCGGGCAGGAGGCCCGGGAGGAGGGGCGGGAGCGTGACGTCCGGCTGGGACGGGGTGCTCGTGGACGGGGAGGCCGTGCTGGTGCTGTCCTGGGTCGGGTCGAGCAGGCCGCCGGTGTTGCCGCCGAGGAGGCCGTCGCTCTCGTCGTCGGACGTGGACGAATGGCTGGGACTCTTGCTGCCGTTCGAGCCGCTGCTGTCCGAGGTGCCGTTGCCACTGCTGGGCGCGGCCGAGCGGCCGGAGCCGGACGTGCCGGTGGACGGCGAGCCGGAACCGCCCTGCCGTCGGCCCGGACCACCGTCCTGGGCCGGAGGCTGGGGCAGCAGGGACTGCAACGGGGCCACTTCTTCGTCTATGGCCTCGAACACCGACGACACCTGCTGACTGACATCGCCGAGCTGCACCGGCAGCCGGTCGCGCAGCGCGCCCCAGACCTCGCGGTGCGAGCGGGAGAAGGTGTCGAGGGCCTGGATGGGGCCCAGGGAGCCCGGGTCGCGCTCGTACGCCTCATGGAGCAGCCGGTGCCCCTCGGAGGCGTCGTGCTGCATGCCGGACAGGGCGCGACGGATCTCGCCGACGGACTCGTGATCGAGGTGGCCGCCGCGGTCACGGTCCATCAGCCGACGGGCCTCGTTGAGACGCGTGGAGGCCTGGTCGAGATAGCCCTGGCCGCGCTCGTCGTCCCCGTCGGACAGATAGTTGAGCTTGAAGTCCTCGATGCCGCGCTTCAAGCCGTACAGCGAGTCGCCCGGGAGGGCGTCCGAGCTGGCGGCGGCGACTCCGCCGAAGGCACCCGCGGCGACCCCGACACTGAGTCCGCCGGCCGCGAGGCCCTTGGTCAGTCGGGAACGCGGTCGCAGTTTGCCCAGCGGGGACGCCCGGTGCGAACCCCGCGCCCGATGGGAGCGCTGTTCGGGCACCGAAGGATCCGCTGCCTCGCCTCCGGCGGCACCTTCCTGGAGCATGGCCTCGAACGCGGCCACCAGCTGGGCCCGCTGGACGACCTTGACCGCGGGGTCCAGCTTCGGCCTGGGCAGCTCGTCGAGACATTCCGTAAGGGCCAGCATGCGGCCCTGTTCGGTCTGTTCCGCAGCTGCCGAGTCCGGCGCCGGTCCTTCGGACTGCTCGGCCGCCGGGCCCTGGCCGGACTGCTCCTCCAGGGCCTGGGCGAAGGCGTTCGCCCGCCGGTGTGCCGATACGTTCGCGATCACTGGCGGCACCTCCTCTCGTCATGACGGTCGACTCCCCAGGGGGTCCTGAGGGTTGCACGCCCTGACCTCGTCCACTCGATCGAGTGATCGAAGTCGGCCAGGGAGTGACCACAGGGAGCCTGCATCCCGCACAACGAGCAACGCGGCACTTGGGTTACGGACGGCGGATGATCGGATCGGGAAGTCAACGGACTCTCACTGAGAGCGAGTTGGATGCTACGGGGCGTGTTCGCTCAGCGGGCGTCGTCCGGGAGGAGCCGGGCGAGGGTGCGCACGGCCCGGTACTGCAGGGTCTTGATGGCGCCCTCGTTCTTGCCCATCACCCGGGCGGTCTCGGCGACCGAGAGGCCCTGGAGGAAGCGGAGCGTCACACACTCCTGCTGCTGTGGGTTGAGGCGGCGCACGGCGTCCAGGAGGGCGGCGTTGGAGAGGGACTCCAGGACGGAGTCCTCCGGTGACCGCTCGACCTCGTTGGCGTCGAGCATCTCGCCGGTCGTCACTTCGAGACGAAAACGGCTGGACTTGAAGTGGTCGGCGACGAGGTTCCGGGCGATCGTCACAAGCCAGGCGCCGAAGTCACGGCCCTGCCAGGTGAAGGTGCCGATCCTGCGCAGCGCGCGCAGGAACGTCTCGCTGGTGAGGTCCTCGGCGGTCGCCTTGCCGCCCACCCGGTAGTAGATGTACCGGTAGACGGTGTCGCTGTACTGGTCGTAGAGGCGTCCGAAGGCGTCGGCCTCGCCGGCCTGGGCACGCTCCACGAGGTCCATCATGCGGGCGCTGTCGCTGTCCGCGGCCGGTCGGCGCGCGGCGGTGGTGCCGGTCGAACGCCCTCTTCTGCCGACAGCCGCGGAACCGTCGGCGAGTGCGTAGCACGGGCCGATCGGTGCCGTGGCTACGGCGAGGGCGGGGACGGCGTACGCGGTGGGGACGAAGCCGCGCAACAGGTCTTGGACCGTTGCGCGCAGCGTAGCCAGGCCCGAGGCGTCAACCCCGACGTGTGGGTACACGGGACTCCCAGAGGCAGAGCTTCCATCACGTGCAGTGCGGGACCGTTCACCCGTCGTAGCGACGGAGGGGTACCGGTTTGCGTCTGAGGAGAATAACGCTTCGTGCAGGCACTGCTACACCCAGTTGCTCAAATCATCGATTACGTCGCTTCTGTAACCGAATGACGCCCGTTCAAGTGCCGCAGAGTGACCGGTTGTTGATCAGATGAGATCGAGTTCCGGTCATGGTCGGGGCGTGTTGTGGCCGTGTGCCGACAAGAGGACTGGATGGAGGAGGTGGGGGGTATTCAAGGTGATTCGGGCGCGAGCAGACTCGTCACCTGCGGCGGCGATGCAGAGCGATCGCGGCCGCAGTGCCTCCGGCAACCGCTCCTACGCCTGCTGCCGCGGGGATGCCGACCTTTGCCGCCTTGCGGCCCGTTCGGTAGTCCCTCAGACGCCAGTCCAGGTTCCTCGCGTGCCTGCGGAGCTTGGCGTCCGGGTTGATCGCGTAGGGGTGGCCCACCAGGGAGAGCATGGGGATGTCGTTGTGGCTGTCGCTGTAGGCGGCGCAGCGGTTCAGGTCCAGGCCCTCCGCCGATGCCAGCGCTCGGACCGCCTCCGCCTTCGCGGGGCCGTGCAGGGGTTCGCCCACCAGCTTGCCCGTATAGACGCCGTCCACCGACTCCGCCACCGTGCCGAGGGCGCCGGTCAGGCCGAGGCGGCGGGCGATCACCCCGGCGATCTCCACGGGGGCCGCTGTGACGAGCCACACCTTCTGGCCCGCGTCCAGGTGGGCCTGGGCGAGGGCGCGGGTGCCGGGCCAGATGCGTTCGGCCATGTACTCGTCGTAGATCTCCTCGCCGATGGACATCAGCTCGGAGACGCGGTGGCCCTGCACGATCGACAGGGCCGAGTCGCGGGCCTCCTGCATGTGTTCGGGATCCTCGATGCCGGCCAGCCTGAACCACGCCTGCTGCCAGGCGAACCGGGCGAGGTCGCGGGTCTCGAAGAACTTCCGCTTGTACAGGCCCCGGCCGAAGTGGAACAGCGACGCACCCTGCATGACGGTGTTGTCGAGGTCGAAGAAGGCGGCTGCCTTGTCGTCGCCGAGTACCGGGAACACCGGTTCCCCACCTGGGGCGGAGGTCTCCTCGACCTCCTGTGACGACTTGCGAGCGGCC
Above is a window of Streptomyces sp. NBC_00490 DNA encoding:
- a CDS encoding DUF5667 domain-containing protein, yielding MIANVSAHRRANAFAQALEEQSGQGPAAEQSEGPAPDSAAAEQTEQGRMLALTECLDELPRPKLDPAVKVVQRAQLVAAFEAMLQEGAAGGEAADPSVPEQRSHRARGSHRASPLGKLRPRSRLTKGLAAGGLSVGVAAGAFGGVAAASSDALPGDSLYGLKRGIEDFKLNYLSDGDDERGQGYLDQASTRLNEARRLMDRDRGGHLDHESVGEIRRALSGMQHDASEGHRLLHEAYERDPGSLGPIQALDTFSRSHREVWGALRDRLPVQLGDVSQQVSSVFEAIDEEVAPLQSLLPQPPAQDGGPGRRQGGSGSPSTGTSGSGRSAAPSSGNGTSDSSGSNGSKSPSHSSTSDDESDGLLGGNTGGLLDPTQDSTSTASPSTSTPSQPDVTLPPLLPGLLPGLGIDGEDAN
- a CDS encoding HAD family hydrolase, producing MAALGWLTPRRRSATARSVLAGEASAEAARKSSQEVEETSAPGGEPVFPVLGDDKAAAFFDLDNTVMQGASLFHFGRGLYKRKFFETRDLARFAWQQAWFRLAGIEDPEHMQEARDSALSIVQGHRVSELMSIGEEIYDEYMAERIWPGTRALAQAHLDAGQKVWLVTAAPVEIAGVIARRLGLTGALGTVAESVDGVYTGKLVGEPLHGPAKAEAVRALASAEGLDLNRCAAYSDSHNDIPMLSLVGHPYAINPDAKLRRHARNLDWRLRDYRTGRKAAKVGIPAAAGVGAVAGGTAAAIALHRRRR
- a CDS encoding lysophospholipid acyltransferase family protein, whose translation is MADAKVIPFDDDRSRGAAVQRPSRRRSAGSRRKGAEPAVVREVQPLPSEAPGQDDVPVTREEQPPQQAQNDGGIERRIAGGLSFLRRRLTGDYDVDDFGYDEELTDQVLMSLLRPVYEKYFRVEVKGIENIPAEGGALIVANHSGTLPLDGLMMQVAVHDNHPAGRHLRLLAADLVFMLPVVNELARKLGHTLACAEDAQRLLGQGELVGVMPEGFKGIGKPFSERYKLQRFGRGGFVSTALRNGAPIIPCSIVGAEEIYPMIGNAKTLARLLGFPYFPITPTFPWLGPLGGIPLPTKWTIQFGEPILTDGYPPEAAEDPMLMFNLTDQVREQIQHTLYKLLVQRRSVFF
- a CDS encoding NAD-dependent epimerase/dehydratase family protein codes for the protein MGKVVLVTGVARQLGGRFVRRIQRDPQVDRVIAVDAVPPEHHLGGADFIQADIRQSTIARVLAETGADTVVHLDVTAMALGSGSRTTVKETNVIGTMQLLGACQKSPTVKRLVVKSSTNVYGSAPRDPAVFTETTPPKSLPSGGFAKDTVEVEGYVRGFARRRPDVAVCVLRFANILGPSADTPLASYFSLPVLPTVLGYDPRLQFVHEDDVIEVLRIASHEPRRGTLNSGTFNIAGDGVLLLSQCARRLGRPTVPLLLPAVTWAGSLVRTLGMTDFSPEQIRLLTHGRVVSTDQMRETLGFQPKYTTAETFADFARGRGPGLVPPEAVAGAVDRIAALPVLGGGHPTTQSAN
- a CDS encoding ECF subfamily RNA polymerase sigma factor, BldN family — its product is MYPHVGVDASGLATLRATVQDLLRGFVPTAYAVPALAVATAPIGPCYALADGSAAVGRRGRSTGTTAARRPAADSDSARMMDLVERAQAGEADAFGRLYDQYSDTVYRYIYYRVGGKATAEDLTSETFLRALRRIGTFTWQGRDFGAWLVTIARNLVADHFKSSRFRLEVTTGEMLDANEVERSPEDSVLESLSNAALLDAVRRLNPQQQECVTLRFLQGLSVAETARVMGKNEGAIKTLQYRAVRTLARLLPDDAR